A section of the Marinoscillum sp. 108 genome encodes:
- the lysS gene encoding lysine--tRNA ligase, producing MLSEQEIQRRNEREALMKMGIDPYPADLFEVNVSSKDIHENYERNKTDYKNISIAGRLMSRRIMGSASFAEIQDSSGRIQIYLRRDDICPGEDKSLYNEVFKKRLDIGDIIGITGYVFTTQVGEISIHVTSLKVLSKSLRPLPIVKEVEDEEGNKKTYDAFTDPEQRYRQRYLDLIVNPHIKETFKKRTQLVNTIRDFLNDKGYLEVETPILQPIHGGAAARPFETHHNTLDMKLYLRIANELYLKRLIVGGFDGVYEFAKDFRNEGMSRFHNPEFTQVELYVAYKDYNWMMDLMEALVEQIAINLHGDTKVQVGPHEINFQRPWKRFTMFEAIEHFTGIDISAMEEAELRETAKKLHVSVDDSMGKGKLIDEIFGEKCEGQLIQPTFITDYPEEMSPLTKKHRSKPGLVERFEAICNGKEIMNAYSELNDPIDQRKRFEDQMELAKRGDDEAMALDEDFLRALEFGMPPTAGVGLGIDRLTMIMTNSNSIQDVLFFPQMKAEKKAKIVTDAELMALGIRADLLPIIRKLALNTIEQIKHSDVNKLHNDVCGTRKKLKLNDVQNPTKEEVQSWIEG from the coding sequence ATGCTAAGCGAACAAGAAATCCAGCGAAGAAACGAGCGAGAGGCTTTGATGAAAATGGGGATAGATCCCTATCCTGCGGACCTTTTTGAGGTGAACGTAAGCAGCAAAGACATTCACGAAAACTACGAACGCAATAAAACGGACTATAAGAACATCTCTATCGCCGGAAGACTAATGAGTCGCCGGATCATGGGATCGGCTTCCTTCGCGGAAATACAGGATAGCTCTGGCAGGATTCAGATTTATCTTCGTCGTGACGACATCTGCCCGGGAGAGGATAAGAGCCTCTACAATGAAGTATTCAAAAAGCGTCTGGACATAGGCGACATCATCGGGATCACCGGTTATGTTTTTACCACTCAGGTGGGAGAGATTTCCATTCATGTGACGAGTCTGAAGGTGCTGAGTAAATCTCTGCGACCGCTCCCCATCGTCAAAGAGGTGGAGGATGAAGAAGGGAATAAGAAAACCTATGATGCCTTTACCGATCCGGAGCAGCGCTACAGGCAGCGTTATCTCGATCTGATCGTTAATCCACACATCAAGGAGACCTTTAAGAAACGTACCCAGCTGGTGAACACCATCCGGGATTTTCTGAATGACAAAGGATATCTGGAGGTGGAAACACCCATCCTTCAGCCGATTCATGGAGGTGCTGCGGCGCGTCCTTTCGAGACCCATCACAATACGCTGGACATGAAGTTGTACCTGCGAATAGCCAATGAGCTTTACCTCAAGCGGCTGATTGTAGGTGGATTTGATGGGGTCTATGAGTTTGCCAAAGATTTCAGGAATGAAGGGATGTCGCGCTTTCACAATCCTGAATTTACACAAGTGGAGCTCTATGTGGCCTACAAGGATTACAACTGGATGATGGACCTGATGGAGGCGCTCGTGGAGCAAATCGCCATCAACCTGCACGGAGATACTAAAGTACAGGTGGGGCCACATGAAATTAATTTTCAGCGCCCATGGAAGCGCTTCACCATGTTTGAAGCCATAGAACACTTTACAGGCATAGACATTTCCGCCATGGAGGAGGCTGAGCTGAGAGAAACGGCTAAGAAACTGCATGTATCTGTAGACGATAGCATGGGCAAAGGGAAGCTCATAGATGAGATTTTTGGGGAGAAGTGCGAAGGGCAGCTGATTCAGCCAACCTTCATAACGGACTACCCGGAAGAGATGTCACCATTGACCAAGAAGCACCGATCCAAGCCTGGTCTGGTGGAAAGGTTTGAGGCCATATGCAATGGTAAGGAAATCATGAATGCCTACTCAGAGCTCAATGATCCAATCGATCAGCGCAAGCGATTTGAGGATCAGATGGAGCTGGCTAAGCGTGGTGATGACGAGGCGATGGCGCTGGATGAGGACTTTCTCAGAGCACTGGAGTTTGGGATGCCACCTACTGCAGGTGTAGGCCTGGGTATTGATCGACTGACCATGATTATGACCAACTCCAACTCCATTCAGGATGTGCTTTTCTTCCCTCAGATGAAAGCTGAGAAAAAGGCTAAAATCGTGACGGATGCTGAGCTAATGGCGCTTGGAATCAGAGCTGATCTCTTGCCGATCATTCGAAAACTGGCGCTCAATACCATTGAACAGATCAAACACAGCGATGTAAACAAATTGCACAATGATGTGTGTGGCACTCGAAAAAAACTAAAGCTGAACGATGTGCAGAATCCTACCAAAGAAGAAGTACAAAGTTGGATCGAGGGATGA
- a CDS encoding GNAT family N-acetyltransferase yields MNLEIGKLGHTEKAPMDLLFKADPSIEMIEKYLYSGECYLAKMNDEVVGVFVLMPNNPQEMELKNISIVDQYQGQGIGKEIIKYVMRISKMEGYEYLVVKTADTSADTIKYYEKMKFEHYFVAKGHFLKYYNQPIIENGNQAIDQVAMRRKL; encoded by the coding sequence ATGAATTTGGAGATTGGTAAATTAGGACATACTGAAAAGGCACCCATGGATTTGCTGTTCAAAGCAGACCCTTCGATAGAGATGATCGAAAAGTACCTATACTCAGGGGAGTGCTATCTGGCCAAGATGAACGATGAGGTGGTGGGTGTATTTGTGCTCATGCCTAACAACCCCCAGGAAATGGAGCTCAAGAATATCTCCATTGTCGATCAATATCAGGGTCAGGGCATTGGCAAAGAAATCATCAAATATGTAATGCGCATCTCCAAAATGGAGGGCTACGAATACCTGGTTGTGAAAACCGCTGACACGAGTGCGGATACCATCAAGTACTACGAGAAGATGAAATTTGAGCACTATTTTGTTGCCAAAGGTCACTTCCTCAAATACTATAACCAACCCATCATCGAAAACGGCAACCAGGCCATTGATCAGGTGGCCATGAGAAGAAAATTGTAA
- a CDS encoding TfoX/Sxy family protein: MAFNEETAQRIRMAMDLIHSFQYTEKKMFGGLSFLYEGKMTVGVVKDDLAVRVVADKMEKVLTEPHVRPMDFTKSAMKEFVYVSADGFDTEEQLMRWINLGIEHAKSKIG; encoded by the coding sequence ATGGCTTTCAACGAAGAGACGGCTCAGCGAATCCGTATGGCAATGGATTTGATTCACTCCTTTCAGTATACTGAAAAGAAAATGTTCGGTGGACTTTCTTTTCTCTATGAGGGAAAAATGACTGTGGGAGTGGTGAAAGACGACCTGGCGGTGAGGGTAGTTGCGGATAAAATGGAAAAAGTACTTACCGAACCACATGTACGCCCCATGGATTTCACCAAAAGTGCCATGAAGGAATTTGTCTATGTAAGTGCAGATGGATTTGATACAGAAGAGCAATTGATGAGGTGGATAAATCTCGGAATAGAGCACGCTAAAAGTAAGATTGGATAA
- the murI gene encoding glutamate racemase, producing the protein MEQGPIGIFDSGYGGLTVLREIVKVLPDHDFLYLGDNARTPYGNRSFKTIYEYTLESVKYLLNEGCPLIILACNTASAKALRTIQQRDLPGLAPDRRVLGVIRPTAEVIGQYSQTGHVGVLGTSGTVNSESYLLEIKKQSPELKVFQQACPMWVPLVENGEHDSEGADYFVEKYLRELFSQSEKIDTLLLACTHYPLLIKKIMTRIPAGITVLNQGEIVAPSLEDYLNRHPEISDFCLKNHQLRFLTTDETENFNKKAKTFFGQSILSEFVHL; encoded by the coding sequence ATGGAGCAAGGACCTATTGGCATTTTTGATTCGGGATATGGCGGACTCACGGTTCTGCGGGAGATTGTGAAAGTGTTGCCTGATCATGACTTTTTGTACCTGGGTGATAATGCCCGTACCCCATACGGCAACCGATCCTTTAAAACCATCTATGAGTATACGTTGGAGAGTGTCAAGTATCTACTGAATGAAGGTTGTCCACTGATCATTCTGGCCTGCAATACCGCTTCAGCGAAAGCTTTGAGAACCATACAACAGCGAGATCTCCCGGGCCTGGCACCCGACAGACGAGTGCTGGGGGTGATCAGGCCAACGGCCGAGGTGATCGGGCAATACAGCCAGACAGGGCATGTGGGTGTACTTGGCACCAGCGGTACGGTAAATTCTGAGTCCTACTTACTGGAAATCAAAAAGCAATCACCGGAGCTCAAAGTATTCCAACAAGCCTGCCCCATGTGGGTGCCACTGGTGGAAAACGGAGAGCACGACTCTGAGGGGGCGGACTACTTTGTGGAAAAGTATCTCCGGGAGCTTTTCAGCCAATCGGAAAAAATAGACACGCTCCTCCTTGCCTGTACACATTATCCCCTGCTGATCAAAAAGATCATGACCCGGATTCCGGCTGGCATCACCGTACTGAATCAGGGCGAAATTGTCGCCCCCAGCCTTGAAGATTATTTGAATCGTCATCCGGAAATTTCTGATTTTTGCCTCAAAAACCATCAACTTCGATTTTTGACTACTGACGAAACTGAAAACTTCAATAAAAAAGCAAAGACCTTTTTTGGGCAGTCGATTTTAAGTGAATTTGTGCATCTTTAA